A genomic stretch from Telopea speciosissima isolate NSW1024214 ecotype Mountain lineage chromosome 7, Tspe_v1, whole genome shotgun sequence includes:
- the LOC122668745 gene encoding uncharacterized protein LOC122668745, which produces MVGILRSTNQQEAVENSPNLSLLQSLKATVEASPQMCFDCNAKNPTWAFITYGIFFASIAHWGSSKPGCSHQLREWQIEDNNVIDCIDIYKQPAFDHPLLRNHTIQVFIRPTSYPNGKKSGYLCNQDHKSFPDSGHEHAIVYLRGGNYHGAYAGINVWNPKVKNGEFSLSQIWVISDDSNSKTTAEAGWMVYPSLLGDNQTRFFLYWTDDGYEQTGCYNLQCPGFVQTNKNIYLGSIIKPVSIYSAEQFDITIAIVKAKMILHLFTEDKVSGNWWIQLQNELLGYWPDSILTGLAGSASMVHWGGEITNSQSDGYHTTTQMGSGHFPSEGYAKSSYFRNLQVVDSSTNIMANPEGITPFAANPQCYDVHINENTSSSHGYHFYYGGPGLSQNCR; this is translated from the exons ATGGTCGGAATTCTCAGAAGCACAAACCAACAAGAGGCCGTGGAAAATTCACCTAATCTGTCGTTGTTGCAATCGCTGAAAGCTACAGTGGAAGCATCACCGCAG ATGTGTTTCGATTGCAATGCGAAGAATCCGACATGGGCATTCATCACATATGGGATTTTCTTTGCATCGATTGCTCATTGGGGCTCATCGAAGCCTGGGTGTTCACATCAGCTTCGTGAG TGGCAGATTGAAGATAACAATGTAATTGACTGCATTGATATCTACAAACAACCTGCTTTTGATCATCCTTTGCTTAGGAACCACACAATACAggttttc ATAAGACCCACATCATATCCGAATGGGAAAAAAAGTGGATACCTCTGCAATCAAGATCACAAAA GTTTTCCAGATTCTGGCCATGAG CATGCCATAGTTTATCTGCGAGGAGGCAATTACCATGGAGCATATGCTGGCATAAATGTATGGAACCCAAAAGTGAAAAATGGTGAATTCAGCTTGTCTCAAATCTGGGTTATTTCTGATGATTCAAACAGTAAGACCACTGCTGAAGCAGGATGGATG GTTTATCCAAGTTTATTAGGAGATAACCAGACACGGTTCTTCTTGTATTGGACT GATGATGGCTACGAGCAAACAGGTTGCTACAATCTACAGTGCCCTGGTTTTgttcaaacaaacaaaaatatctATCTCGGTTCCATCATAAAACCAGTCTCAATCTACAGTGCAGAGCAGTTTGATATAACTATTGCCATAGTCAAGGCAAAAATGATTTTACATTTGTTCACtgaa GACAAAGTAAGCGGAAATTGGTGGATCCAACTGCAAAACGAGCTTTTAGGATACTGGCCTGACTCCATCCTCACAGGTTTAGCAGGTAGTGCATCCATGGTGCATTGGGGTGGCGAGATCACGAATTCACAATCAGATGGCTATCATACAACTACTCAGATGGGCAGTGGACATTTTCCCTCTGAAGGATATGCAAAATCAAGTTATTTTCGCAATCTTCAAGTGGTTGATAGTAGTACCAACATTATGGCAAACCCAGAAGGTATCACTCCATTTGCAGCTAATCCTCAGTGCTATGATGTGCACATCAATGAAAATACTAGTTCTAGCCATGGTTACCATTTCTACTATGGAGGGCCTGGTCTCTCTCAAAACTGCCGATGA